In the Passer domesticus isolate bPasDom1 chromosome 4, bPasDom1.hap1, whole genome shotgun sequence genome, one interval contains:
- the RBM47 gene encoding RNA-binding protein 47 isoform X2, with the protein MHKLYNQVARLWPLGRKVARAKARVPLTCCTSVAGAERFYHAVNEFDTMTAEDSTARMSNDSTNVATTKVPEGVAGAPNETALLALMARTGYSMIQENGQRKYGGPPPGWEGLHPPRGCEVFVGKIPRDVYEDELVPVFESVGRIYEMRLMMDFDGKNRGYAFVMYTQKHEAKRAVRELNNYEIRPGRLLGVCCSVDNCRLFIGGIPKMKKREEILEEIAKVTEGVLDVIVYASAADKMKNRGFAFVEYESHRAAAMARRKLMPGRIQLWGHQIAVDWAEPEIDVDEDVMETVKILYVRNLMIETTEDTIKKVFGQFNPGCVERVKKIRDYAFVHFTTREDAIHAMNNLNGVELEGSCLEVTLAKPVDKEQYTRYQKAAKGGAAATSEVTQQPNYVYSCDPYTLAYYGYPYNALIGPNRDYFVKGSIRGRGRGAAGSRAPGPRGSYLGGYSAGRGIYSRYHEGKGKQQEKGFELVPNLELPAVNTVAIKPGAVAIPAIGAQYSMFQAAPPAKMMEDGKIHTVEHIINPIAVQQDPASAAAAAAAAAAAVIPAVSTPPPFQGRPITPVYTMTPNVQRIPAAGIYGTSYVPFAAPAAATATIATLQKNAAAAAAAYGGYAGYIPPAFPAATIQVPIHDVYQTY; encoded by the exons ATGCATAAACTCTATAACCAGGTTGCACGGCTCTGGCCATTAGGAAGAAAGGTTGCTCGGGCAAAGGCGCGAGTCCCCTTAACCTGTTGCACTTCGGTCGCAGGAGCGGAGAG GTTTTATCACGCTGTGAATGAGTTTGACACCATGACCGCTGAAGATTCCACTGCAAGGATGAGCAATGATTCCACTAATGTGGCCACCACAAAAGTCCCTGAAGGTGTTGCTGGTGCGCCCAACGAGACAGCTCTGCTGGCCCTCATGGCCCGCACTGGGTACAGCATGATCCAGGAGAACGGGCAGCGCAAGTACGGCGGCCCTCCTCCCGGCTGGGAGGGCCTGCACCCTCCCCGCGGCTGCGAGGTCTTTGTGGGCAAAATCCCCCGCGATGTCTATGAAGACGAGCTCGTCCCCGTCTTCGAGTCCGTGGGCCGCATCTACGAGATGCGCCTGATGATGGACTTTGATGGGAAGAACCGTGGCTACGCCTTCGTGATGTACACGCAGAAGCACGAGGCGAAGCGGGCTGTCAGGGAGCTGAACAACTACGAAATCCGCCCCGGCAGGCTGCTGGGTGTGTGCTGCAGCGTGGATAACTGCCGGCTCTTCATCGGAGGCATTCCCAAGAtgaagaagagagaggagaTCCTGGAAGAGATTGCCAAGGTGACAGAAGGCGTGCTGGATGTCATCGTGTATGCCAGCGCCGCAGACAAGATGAAGAACAGAGGCTTTGCCTTTGTGGAGTATGAGAGCCATCgagcagcagccatggccaggagaaaaCTCATGCCTGGAAGGATCCAACTGTGGGGACATCAAATTGCTGTTGACTGGGCAGAACCAGAGATAGATGTGGACGAAGATGTCATGGAGACTGTTAAAATCTTATATGTGAGGAATTTAATGATTGAGACCACAGAGGACACCATTAAAAAGGTGTTTGGTCAGTTTAACCCTGGCTGTGTGGAGAGAGTGAAAAAAATACGTGATTACGCCTTTGTGCACTTTACAACCAGGGAAGATGCCATTCATGCCATGAACAACCTTAATGGTGTTGAACTAGAGGGCTCGTGCCTGGAGGTTACCTTGGCCAAGCCGGTAGACAAGGAGCAATACACTCGCTACCAGAAAGCAGCAaaaggaggggctgcagcaaccTCCGAAGTAACCCAGCAACCTAACTATGTTTACTCTTGTGATCCATACACACTAGCGTACTATGGATATCCATACAATGCCTTGATCGGGCCCAACAGAGATTACTTTGTGAAAG GCAGCATACGAGGCAGAGGGAGAggtgcagctggcagcagagctccgGGTCCCAGGGGCTCCTACCTGGGGGGATACTCCGCCGGCCGTGGAATCTACAGCAGGTACCATGAAggcaaaggaaaacagcaagAGAAAGGATTTGAACTGGTTCCCAACTTGGAGTTACCTGCAGTCAATACAGTGGCCATTAAGCCTGGAGCAG TGGCCATCCCTGCCATTGGTGCCCAGTACTCCATGTTTCAGGCCGCACCACCAGCCAAGATGATGGAAGATGGCAAAATCCACACTGTTGAGCACATTATCAACCCTATAGCTGTCCAGCAGGACCCAGCTAGTGCAGCAGCCGCCGCAGCAGCCGCAGCTGCTGCTGTAATACCAGCTGTCTCAACACCTCCTCCCTTCCAG GGTCGCCCCATCACACCGGTGTACACCATGACTCCCAACGTGCAGCGGATCCCAGCCGCCGGGATTTACGGGACAAGTTATGTGCCGTTTGCGGCGCCTGCCGCGGCCACGGCCACAATAGCCACGCTACAGAAGAACGCTGCCGCGGCCGCTGCCGCCTACGGGGGGTACGCCGGCTACATCCCCCCGGCATTCCCAGCCGCCACCATCCAGGTGCCCATCCACGACGTCTACCAGACGTACTGA
- the RBM47 gene encoding RNA-binding protein 47 isoform X3 — MVLGAEVGSRFYHAVNEFDTMTAEDSTARMSNDSTNVATTKVPEGVAGAPNETALLALMARTGYSMIQENGQRKYGGPPPGWEGLHPPRGCEVFVGKIPRDVYEDELVPVFESVGRIYEMRLMMDFDGKNRGYAFVMYTQKHEAKRAVRELNNYEIRPGRLLGVCCSVDNCRLFIGGIPKMKKREEILEEIAKVTEGVLDVIVYASAADKMKNRGFAFVEYESHRAAAMARRKLMPGRIQLWGHQIAVDWAEPEIDVDEDVMETVKILYVRNLMIETTEDTIKKVFGQFNPGCVERVKKIRDYAFVHFTTREDAIHAMNNLNGVELEGSCLEVTLAKPVDKEQYTRYQKAAKGGAAATSEVTQQPNYVYSCDPYTLAYYGYPYNALIGPNRDYFVKAGSIRGRGRGAAGSRAPGPRGSYLGGYSAGRGIYSRYHEGKGKQQEKGFELVPNLELPAVNTVAIKPGAVAIPAIGAQYSMFQAAPPAKMMEDGKIHTVEHIINPIAVQQDPASAAAAAAAAAAAVIPAVSTPPPFQGRPITPVYTMTPNVQRIPAAGIYGTSYVPFAAPAAATATIATLQKNAAAAAAAYGGYAGYIPPAFPAATIQVPIHDVYQTY; from the exons GTTTTATCACGCTGTGAATGAGTTTGACACCATGACCGCTGAAGATTCCACTGCAAGGATGAGCAATGATTCCACTAATGTGGCCACCACAAAAGTCCCTGAAGGTGTTGCTGGTGCGCCCAACGAGACAGCTCTGCTGGCCCTCATGGCCCGCACTGGGTACAGCATGATCCAGGAGAACGGGCAGCGCAAGTACGGCGGCCCTCCTCCCGGCTGGGAGGGCCTGCACCCTCCCCGCGGCTGCGAGGTCTTTGTGGGCAAAATCCCCCGCGATGTCTATGAAGACGAGCTCGTCCCCGTCTTCGAGTCCGTGGGCCGCATCTACGAGATGCGCCTGATGATGGACTTTGATGGGAAGAACCGTGGCTACGCCTTCGTGATGTACACGCAGAAGCACGAGGCGAAGCGGGCTGTCAGGGAGCTGAACAACTACGAAATCCGCCCCGGCAGGCTGCTGGGTGTGTGCTGCAGCGTGGATAACTGCCGGCTCTTCATCGGAGGCATTCCCAAGAtgaagaagagagaggagaTCCTGGAAGAGATTGCCAAGGTGACAGAAGGCGTGCTGGATGTCATCGTGTATGCCAGCGCCGCAGACAAGATGAAGAACAGAGGCTTTGCCTTTGTGGAGTATGAGAGCCATCgagcagcagccatggccaggagaaaaCTCATGCCTGGAAGGATCCAACTGTGGGGACATCAAATTGCTGTTGACTGGGCAGAACCAGAGATAGATGTGGACGAAGATGTCATGGAGACTGTTAAAATCTTATATGTGAGGAATTTAATGATTGAGACCACAGAGGACACCATTAAAAAGGTGTTTGGTCAGTTTAACCCTGGCTGTGTGGAGAGAGTGAAAAAAATACGTGATTACGCCTTTGTGCACTTTACAACCAGGGAAGATGCCATTCATGCCATGAACAACCTTAATGGTGTTGAACTAGAGGGCTCGTGCCTGGAGGTTACCTTGGCCAAGCCGGTAGACAAGGAGCAATACACTCGCTACCAGAAAGCAGCAaaaggaggggctgcagcaaccTCCGAAGTAACCCAGCAACCTAACTATGTTTACTCTTGTGATCCATACACACTAGCGTACTATGGATATCCATACAATGCCTTGATCGGGCCCAACAGAGATTACTTTGTGAAAG CAGGCAGCATACGAGGCAGAGGGAGAggtgcagctggcagcagagctccgGGTCCCAGGGGCTCCTACCTGGGGGGATACTCCGCCGGCCGTGGAATCTACAGCAGGTACCATGAAggcaaaggaaaacagcaagAGAAAGGATTTGAACTGGTTCCCAACTTGGAGTTACCTGCAGTCAATACAGTGGCCATTAAGCCTGGAGCAG TGGCCATCCCTGCCATTGGTGCCCAGTACTCCATGTTTCAGGCCGCACCACCAGCCAAGATGATGGAAGATGGCAAAATCCACACTGTTGAGCACATTATCAACCCTATAGCTGTCCAGCAGGACCCAGCTAGTGCAGCAGCCGCCGCAGCAGCCGCAGCTGCTGCTGTAATACCAGCTGTCTCAACACCTCCTCCCTTCCAG GGTCGCCCCATCACACCGGTGTACACCATGACTCCCAACGTGCAGCGGATCCCAGCCGCCGGGATTTACGGGACAAGTTATGTGCCGTTTGCGGCGCCTGCCGCGGCCACGGCCACAATAGCCACGCTACAGAAGAACGCTGCCGCGGCCGCTGCCGCCTACGGGGGGTACGCCGGCTACATCCCCCCGGCATTCCCAGCCGCCACCATCCAGGTGCCCATCCACGACGTCTACCAGACGTACTGA
- the RBM47 gene encoding RNA-binding protein 47 isoform X1: MHKLYNQVARLWPLGRKVARAKARVPLTCCTSVAGAERFYHAVNEFDTMTAEDSTARMSNDSTNVATTKVPEGVAGAPNETALLALMARTGYSMIQENGQRKYGGPPPGWEGLHPPRGCEVFVGKIPRDVYEDELVPVFESVGRIYEMRLMMDFDGKNRGYAFVMYTQKHEAKRAVRELNNYEIRPGRLLGVCCSVDNCRLFIGGIPKMKKREEILEEIAKVTEGVLDVIVYASAADKMKNRGFAFVEYESHRAAAMARRKLMPGRIQLWGHQIAVDWAEPEIDVDEDVMETVKILYVRNLMIETTEDTIKKVFGQFNPGCVERVKKIRDYAFVHFTTREDAIHAMNNLNGVELEGSCLEVTLAKPVDKEQYTRYQKAAKGGAAATSEVTQQPNYVYSCDPYTLAYYGYPYNALIGPNRDYFVKAGSIRGRGRGAAGSRAPGPRGSYLGGYSAGRGIYSRYHEGKGKQQEKGFELVPNLELPAVNTVAIKPGAVAIPAIGAQYSMFQAAPPAKMMEDGKIHTVEHIINPIAVQQDPASAAAAAAAAAAAVIPAVSTPPPFQGRPITPVYTMTPNVQRIPAAGIYGTSYVPFAAPAAATATIATLQKNAAAAAAAYGGYAGYIPPAFPAATIQVPIHDVYQTY; the protein is encoded by the exons ATGCATAAACTCTATAACCAGGTTGCACGGCTCTGGCCATTAGGAAGAAAGGTTGCTCGGGCAAAGGCGCGAGTCCCCTTAACCTGTTGCACTTCGGTCGCAGGAGCGGAGAG GTTTTATCACGCTGTGAATGAGTTTGACACCATGACCGCTGAAGATTCCACTGCAAGGATGAGCAATGATTCCACTAATGTGGCCACCACAAAAGTCCCTGAAGGTGTTGCTGGTGCGCCCAACGAGACAGCTCTGCTGGCCCTCATGGCCCGCACTGGGTACAGCATGATCCAGGAGAACGGGCAGCGCAAGTACGGCGGCCCTCCTCCCGGCTGGGAGGGCCTGCACCCTCCCCGCGGCTGCGAGGTCTTTGTGGGCAAAATCCCCCGCGATGTCTATGAAGACGAGCTCGTCCCCGTCTTCGAGTCCGTGGGCCGCATCTACGAGATGCGCCTGATGATGGACTTTGATGGGAAGAACCGTGGCTACGCCTTCGTGATGTACACGCAGAAGCACGAGGCGAAGCGGGCTGTCAGGGAGCTGAACAACTACGAAATCCGCCCCGGCAGGCTGCTGGGTGTGTGCTGCAGCGTGGATAACTGCCGGCTCTTCATCGGAGGCATTCCCAAGAtgaagaagagagaggagaTCCTGGAAGAGATTGCCAAGGTGACAGAAGGCGTGCTGGATGTCATCGTGTATGCCAGCGCCGCAGACAAGATGAAGAACAGAGGCTTTGCCTTTGTGGAGTATGAGAGCCATCgagcagcagccatggccaggagaaaaCTCATGCCTGGAAGGATCCAACTGTGGGGACATCAAATTGCTGTTGACTGGGCAGAACCAGAGATAGATGTGGACGAAGATGTCATGGAGACTGTTAAAATCTTATATGTGAGGAATTTAATGATTGAGACCACAGAGGACACCATTAAAAAGGTGTTTGGTCAGTTTAACCCTGGCTGTGTGGAGAGAGTGAAAAAAATACGTGATTACGCCTTTGTGCACTTTACAACCAGGGAAGATGCCATTCATGCCATGAACAACCTTAATGGTGTTGAACTAGAGGGCTCGTGCCTGGAGGTTACCTTGGCCAAGCCGGTAGACAAGGAGCAATACACTCGCTACCAGAAAGCAGCAaaaggaggggctgcagcaaccTCCGAAGTAACCCAGCAACCTAACTATGTTTACTCTTGTGATCCATACACACTAGCGTACTATGGATATCCATACAATGCCTTGATCGGGCCCAACAGAGATTACTTTGTGAAAG CAGGCAGCATACGAGGCAGAGGGAGAggtgcagctggcagcagagctccgGGTCCCAGGGGCTCCTACCTGGGGGGATACTCCGCCGGCCGTGGAATCTACAGCAGGTACCATGAAggcaaaggaaaacagcaagAGAAAGGATTTGAACTGGTTCCCAACTTGGAGTTACCTGCAGTCAATACAGTGGCCATTAAGCCTGGAGCAG TGGCCATCCCTGCCATTGGTGCCCAGTACTCCATGTTTCAGGCCGCACCACCAGCCAAGATGATGGAAGATGGCAAAATCCACACTGTTGAGCACATTATCAACCCTATAGCTGTCCAGCAGGACCCAGCTAGTGCAGCAGCCGCCGCAGCAGCCGCAGCTGCTGCTGTAATACCAGCTGTCTCAACACCTCCTCCCTTCCAG GGTCGCCCCATCACACCGGTGTACACCATGACTCCCAACGTGCAGCGGATCCCAGCCGCCGGGATTTACGGGACAAGTTATGTGCCGTTTGCGGCGCCTGCCGCGGCCACGGCCACAATAGCCACGCTACAGAAGAACGCTGCCGCGGCCGCTGCCGCCTACGGGGGGTACGCCGGCTACATCCCCCCGGCATTCCCAGCCGCCACCATCCAGGTGCCCATCCACGACGTCTACCAGACGTACTGA
- the RBM47 gene encoding RNA-binding protein 47 isoform X4, whose amino-acid sequence MTAEDSTARMSNDSTNVATTKVPEGVAGAPNETALLALMARTGYSMIQENGQRKYGGPPPGWEGLHPPRGCEVFVGKIPRDVYEDELVPVFESVGRIYEMRLMMDFDGKNRGYAFVMYTQKHEAKRAVRELNNYEIRPGRLLGVCCSVDNCRLFIGGIPKMKKREEILEEIAKVTEGVLDVIVYASAADKMKNRGFAFVEYESHRAAAMARRKLMPGRIQLWGHQIAVDWAEPEIDVDEDVMETVKILYVRNLMIETTEDTIKKVFGQFNPGCVERVKKIRDYAFVHFTTREDAIHAMNNLNGVELEGSCLEVTLAKPVDKEQYTRYQKAAKGGAAATSEVTQQPNYVYSCDPYTLAYYGYPYNALIGPNRDYFVKAGSIRGRGRGAAGSRAPGPRGSYLGGYSAGRGIYSRYHEGKGKQQEKGFELVPNLELPAVNTVAIKPGAVAIPAIGAQYSMFQAAPPAKMMEDGKIHTVEHIINPIAVQQDPASAAAAAAAAAAAVIPAVSTPPPFQGRPITPVYTMTPNVQRIPAAGIYGTSYVPFAAPAAATATIATLQKNAAAAAAAYGGYAGYIPPAFPAATIQVPIHDVYQTY is encoded by the exons ATGACCGCTGAAGATTCCACTGCAAGGATGAGCAATGATTCCACTAATGTGGCCACCACAAAAGTCCCTGAAGGTGTTGCTGGTGCGCCCAACGAGACAGCTCTGCTGGCCCTCATGGCCCGCACTGGGTACAGCATGATCCAGGAGAACGGGCAGCGCAAGTACGGCGGCCCTCCTCCCGGCTGGGAGGGCCTGCACCCTCCCCGCGGCTGCGAGGTCTTTGTGGGCAAAATCCCCCGCGATGTCTATGAAGACGAGCTCGTCCCCGTCTTCGAGTCCGTGGGCCGCATCTACGAGATGCGCCTGATGATGGACTTTGATGGGAAGAACCGTGGCTACGCCTTCGTGATGTACACGCAGAAGCACGAGGCGAAGCGGGCTGTCAGGGAGCTGAACAACTACGAAATCCGCCCCGGCAGGCTGCTGGGTGTGTGCTGCAGCGTGGATAACTGCCGGCTCTTCATCGGAGGCATTCCCAAGAtgaagaagagagaggagaTCCTGGAAGAGATTGCCAAGGTGACAGAAGGCGTGCTGGATGTCATCGTGTATGCCAGCGCCGCAGACAAGATGAAGAACAGAGGCTTTGCCTTTGTGGAGTATGAGAGCCATCgagcagcagccatggccaggagaaaaCTCATGCCTGGAAGGATCCAACTGTGGGGACATCAAATTGCTGTTGACTGGGCAGAACCAGAGATAGATGTGGACGAAGATGTCATGGAGACTGTTAAAATCTTATATGTGAGGAATTTAATGATTGAGACCACAGAGGACACCATTAAAAAGGTGTTTGGTCAGTTTAACCCTGGCTGTGTGGAGAGAGTGAAAAAAATACGTGATTACGCCTTTGTGCACTTTACAACCAGGGAAGATGCCATTCATGCCATGAACAACCTTAATGGTGTTGAACTAGAGGGCTCGTGCCTGGAGGTTACCTTGGCCAAGCCGGTAGACAAGGAGCAATACACTCGCTACCAGAAAGCAGCAaaaggaggggctgcagcaaccTCCGAAGTAACCCAGCAACCTAACTATGTTTACTCTTGTGATCCATACACACTAGCGTACTATGGATATCCATACAATGCCTTGATCGGGCCCAACAGAGATTACTTTGTGAAAG CAGGCAGCATACGAGGCAGAGGGAGAggtgcagctggcagcagagctccgGGTCCCAGGGGCTCCTACCTGGGGGGATACTCCGCCGGCCGTGGAATCTACAGCAGGTACCATGAAggcaaaggaaaacagcaagAGAAAGGATTTGAACTGGTTCCCAACTTGGAGTTACCTGCAGTCAATACAGTGGCCATTAAGCCTGGAGCAG TGGCCATCCCTGCCATTGGTGCCCAGTACTCCATGTTTCAGGCCGCACCACCAGCCAAGATGATGGAAGATGGCAAAATCCACACTGTTGAGCACATTATCAACCCTATAGCTGTCCAGCAGGACCCAGCTAGTGCAGCAGCCGCCGCAGCAGCCGCAGCTGCTGCTGTAATACCAGCTGTCTCAACACCTCCTCCCTTCCAG GGTCGCCCCATCACACCGGTGTACACCATGACTCCCAACGTGCAGCGGATCCCAGCCGCCGGGATTTACGGGACAAGTTATGTGCCGTTTGCGGCGCCTGCCGCGGCCACGGCCACAATAGCCACGCTACAGAAGAACGCTGCCGCGGCCGCTGCCGCCTACGGGGGGTACGCCGGCTACATCCCCCCGGCATTCCCAGCCGCCACCATCCAGGTGCCCATCCACGACGTCTACCAGACGTACTGA